In one window of Frigoriglobus tundricola DNA:
- a CDS encoding 5-formyltetrahydrofolate cyclo-ligase, whose product MSDATEPTDPQTMKTFIREMARKNRVAQKNKDELSRTICGTFTALPAYAAAQTVMWYVDAGSEVRTRHTLPAALAHGKRVVVPWCVVETNELELFLLEDMSELVEGAYKILEPRAELRDRAAKKVRPADLDLVMVPGTAFDLRGGRMGQGKGYYDRLLANARSDAPLVALAFDCQIFEEIPVAGHDVFMDAVLTESRTITGKGRKG is encoded by the coding sequence ATGTCCGATGCGACCGAACCGACCGACCCGCAGACGATGAAGACGTTCATCCGCGAAATGGCTCGAAAGAACCGCGTCGCGCAGAAGAACAAGGACGAGCTGAGCCGCACCATTTGCGGCACGTTCACCGCCCTGCCCGCCTACGCCGCGGCGCAAACGGTGATGTGGTACGTGGACGCGGGCAGCGAGGTCCGCACGCGCCACACGCTCCCCGCGGCGCTCGCGCACGGCAAGCGCGTCGTGGTGCCCTGGTGCGTCGTGGAAACCAACGAACTCGAACTGTTTCTGCTCGAAGACATGAGCGAACTGGTCGAGGGCGCGTACAAGATTCTGGAGCCCCGGGCCGAGCTGCGCGACCGCGCCGCGAAGAAGGTGCGGCCCGCCGACCTCGACCTCGTGATGGTCCCCGGCACGGCGTTCGACCTGCGGGGCGGGCGGATGGGCCAGGGGAAGGGTTACTACGACCGGCTCCTCGCGAACGCCCGATCGGACGCCCCGCTCGTCGCGCTCGCGTTCGACTGCCAGATCTTCGAGGAGATCCCCGTGGCCGGGCACGACGTGTTCATGGACGCGGTCCTAACCGAGTCGCGGACGATCACCGGCAAGGGCCGAAAGGGGTAA